The Phytohabitans houttuyneae genome has a segment encoding these proteins:
- a CDS encoding acyl-CoA synthetase, producing the protein MRNQGVGSWAARRARMSPERVAVVHDGREYTYREVAERTARLAHVLAARGIGRGDRVAYLGPNHPTLLEMLLATGVLGAAFVPLNTRLAAPELAYILRDSGAAALIWSPRLAGVVEELKATVPYELSLDGYEAALSTVEPEPLDLPVAPDETCMLMYTSGTTGRPKGVMLTHANVTWNTVNLLVDVDITSTEVTLVSAPMFHVAALNQTVLPTFCKGGTAILVSAFDPDATLELIERHRVTFLFGVPAMFQAIARSPRWAEADLSSVRSAICGGAPVPEPLIATYRQRGVTFMQGYGLTESAPGATFLRAGDSPAKAGSAGTPSFFTDVRLAAPDGGPVAPHEPGEVQIQGPNVMAGYWGQPAETAAALTGDGWLRTGDVAVADDEGYLYIRDRIKDLIISGGENIYPAEVEDVIYQHPAVAECAVIGVPDERWGEVGRAVVVLRAGARLDPAQLLAFLDGKIARYKIPKSVVLAEGLPRTASGKVLKQELRARHQP; encoded by the coding sequence ATGCGTAACCAGGGAGTCGGCTCCTGGGCCGCCCGACGCGCCCGCATGTCACCGGAGCGCGTCGCGGTCGTCCACGACGGCCGGGAGTACACGTACCGCGAGGTGGCCGAGCGGACCGCCCGCCTGGCCCACGTGCTGGCCGCGCGCGGGATCGGCCGCGGCGACCGCGTCGCCTACCTCGGGCCCAACCACCCCACACTCCTGGAGATGCTGCTCGCGACCGGCGTGCTGGGCGCCGCGTTCGTCCCGCTGAACACCCGCCTCGCCGCGCCCGAACTGGCGTACATCCTGCGCGACAGCGGCGCCGCCGCACTGATCTGGTCACCCCGGCTGGCCGGCGTGGTGGAGGAGCTGAAGGCCACCGTGCCCTACGAGCTGTCCCTCGACGGCTACGAGGCGGCACTGTCCACGGTGGAGCCCGAGCCGCTCGACCTGCCCGTCGCGCCGGACGAGACCTGCATGCTCATGTACACCTCGGGCACCACCGGCCGCCCCAAGGGTGTGATGCTCACCCACGCCAACGTCACCTGGAACACGGTCAACCTCCTCGTCGACGTCGACATCACCAGCACCGAGGTGACGCTGGTCAGCGCGCCGATGTTTCACGTCGCCGCGCTCAACCAGACCGTGCTGCCGACGTTCTGCAAGGGCGGTACCGCCATCCTGGTGTCCGCCTTCGACCCGGACGCGACGCTGGAGCTGATCGAGCGGCACCGGGTGACGTTCCTGTTCGGTGTACCGGCGATGTTCCAGGCCATCGCGCGGTCGCCGCGGTGGGCGGAGGCCGACCTGTCCTCGGTCCGCTCCGCGATCTGCGGCGGCGCGCCGGTGCCCGAGCCGCTCATCGCGACGTACCGGCAGCGCGGCGTGACGTTCATGCAGGGTTACGGCCTGACCGAGTCCGCGCCCGGCGCCACGTTCCTGCGGGCCGGCGACAGCCCGGCCAAGGCCGGCTCGGCCGGCACCCCGTCCTTCTTCACCGACGTGCGGCTGGCCGCGCCGGACGGCGGGCCGGTGGCGCCGCACGAGCCCGGCGAGGTGCAGATCCAGGGCCCCAACGTGATGGCCGGCTACTGGGGGCAGCCGGCCGAGACGGCCGCGGCGCTGACCGGCGACGGGTGGCTGCGCACCGGCGACGTCGCGGTCGCCGACGACGAGGGATACCTGTACATCCGCGACCGGATCAAGGACCTGATCATCTCGGGCGGCGAAAACATCTACCCGGCCGAGGTCGAGGACGTGATCTACCAGCATCCGGCCGTCGCCGAGTGCGCCGTGATCGGCGTGCCGGACGAGCGGTGGGGCGAGGTCGGCCGGGCTGTCGTCGTGCTCCGCGCCGGCGCGCGGCTCGACCCGGCGCAGCTGCTCGCCTTCCTCGACGGCAAGATAGCCCGCTACAAGATCCCGAAGAGCGTGGTGCTCGCCGAAGGGCTGCCCCGGACCGCGTCCGGCAAGGTCCTCAAGCAGGAGCTGCGCGCCCGCCACCAACCCTAG
- a CDS encoding branched-chain amino acid ABC transporter permease, producing the protein MSQLLEYLLTGAGIGAGFALVGSGLVVIYRVTRVVNFAQGAFAVIAAMLTSTLLASGLPHGAAELVAVAAAAAVGLVVGVIAIGKPGTSPRAALIVTLGLGVFAYAVEVLIWGDQPRSFPGLAGSTHVAGARVPTHYLLVIGVTLPVFALLAAFFARTDLGKALSACASNRYAARVVGIDVTRMGLLSFGLGGALGGLAGVLVTPVQQVTFDSDVTLIVNGFAAAVLGGLTRPAVTLAGGLLLGVAQTVIAGYGGGAYQLELALGLMLAVMVVQAARTPTSQQEAMPG; encoded by the coding sequence GTGAGCCAGCTGCTGGAGTACCTGCTCACCGGCGCCGGCATCGGCGCGGGCTTCGCGCTGGTCGGCAGCGGCCTCGTGGTCATCTACCGGGTCACCCGCGTGGTCAACTTCGCGCAGGGCGCGTTCGCGGTCATCGCCGCCATGCTCACCTCGACACTGCTCGCGAGCGGGCTGCCGCACGGTGCCGCGGAGCTTGTCGCCGTCGCCGCGGCGGCCGCGGTCGGCCTCGTCGTCGGCGTGATCGCCATCGGCAAGCCGGGCACCAGCCCCCGCGCGGCGCTCATCGTGACGCTCGGGCTCGGCGTGTTCGCGTACGCCGTCGAGGTCCTGATCTGGGGCGACCAGCCCCGGTCCTTTCCCGGCCTGGCCGGCTCGACGCACGTCGCCGGCGCCCGGGTGCCCACCCACTACCTGCTCGTCATCGGCGTGACCCTGCCGGTCTTCGCCCTCCTCGCCGCCTTCTTCGCCCGCACCGACCTGGGCAAGGCGCTGTCCGCCTGCGCGTCCAACCGGTACGCCGCGCGGGTCGTCGGCATCGACGTGACCCGGATGGGGCTGCTGTCGTTCGGGCTCGGCGGCGCGCTGGGCGGCCTCGCCGGAGTGCTCGTCACGCCGGTACAGCAGGTCACGTTCGACAGCGACGTCACCCTGATCGTCAACGGCTTCGCCGCCGCCGTCCTCGGCGGACTGACACGCCCCGCCGTCACGCTCGCCGGCGGGCTGCTGCTCGGCGTCGCGCAGACGGTGATCGCCGGCTACGGCGGCGGCGCGTACCAGCTGGAGCTGGCACTCGGCCTGATGCTCGCGGTCATGGTGGTCCAGGCCGCGCGGACCCCGACCTCACAGCAGGAGGCGATGCCGGGATGA
- a CDS encoding branched-chain amino acid ABC transporter permease → MRRHLPVAAAVALVLALPPLLSSSHLAVFTLLGLAATVTVGLSLLMGYAGQVSLGQASFYAIGAYTAGLLSVHGAPTLAGLAAAPVVAALSATVVGVSLLRLRGHHLAFATLATQLILLSLLARGEWAGGAIGLQGIPRLSIGGYELAGDLGYAYLAWAALGLAVLVTANVMASRPGRGLRALATSEVAAAASGVPVGRYRLAVFALSAAFAGLAGGVYAFYLGYLAPGSFPILLSIEYVVMAVVGGMGTVWGAVAGATAIMLLVQLLTTIGTQPGMPSYAPSVLSYAVYAVVLVLVVLFLPRGIVPAARDARIRLRR, encoded by the coding sequence ATGAGACGCCACCTGCCGGTCGCCGCGGCGGTCGCGCTCGTGCTGGCCCTGCCGCCGCTGCTGTCCAGCAGCCACCTCGCGGTCTTCACGCTGCTCGGCCTCGCCGCGACCGTCACCGTCGGCCTGTCGCTGCTGATGGGGTACGCCGGGCAGGTCTCGCTCGGCCAGGCGTCGTTCTACGCGATCGGGGCGTACACCGCCGGCCTGCTGTCCGTGCACGGCGCGCCCACCCTCGCCGGCCTCGCGGCGGCCCCGGTCGTGGCGGCGCTGTCCGCCACCGTCGTGGGGGTCTCCCTGCTGCGGCTGCGCGGTCACCACCTCGCGTTCGCCACCCTCGCCACGCAGCTGATCCTGCTGTCGCTGCTGGCCCGCGGCGAGTGGGCCGGGGGCGCGATCGGCCTGCAGGGCATCCCCCGGCTCTCGATCGGCGGATACGAGCTCGCCGGCGACCTCGGCTACGCGTACCTCGCCTGGGCCGCACTCGGCCTGGCCGTGCTGGTCACCGCCAACGTGATGGCCTCGCGGCCCGGGCGCGGCCTGCGGGCACTCGCCACCAGCGAGGTCGCCGCGGCGGCCAGCGGCGTGCCGGTGGGGCGCTACCGCCTCGCCGTGTTCGCCCTCTCCGCGGCGTTCGCCGGGCTCGCCGGCGGCGTCTACGCCTTCTACCTCGGCTATCTGGCCCCCGGCTCGTTCCCGATCCTGCTGTCGATCGAGTACGTGGTGATGGCCGTCGTCGGCGGCATGGGCACCGTCTGGGGCGCGGTCGCCGGCGCCACCGCGATCATGCTGCTCGTCCAGCTGCTCACCACGATCGGCACCCAGCCCGGCATGCCCAGCTACGCGCCGAGCGTGCTCTCGTACGCGGTCTACGCGGTCGTGCTCGTGCTCGTCGTGCTGTTCCTGCCACGCGGGATCGTGCCGGCCGCCCGGGACGCCCGCATCCGCCTCCGCAGATAA
- a CDS encoding amidohydrolase family protein, with the protein MNLGALVAIDVHVHAELGKDGHQSLPAELMAASARYFRGDHPRTPTVADIAAYYRERRMAAVVFTVDARTATGHPPIPSDEVAEACAANADVLIPFASVDPWRGADALLQVRALLDGYGVRGFKFHPSLQAFHPDDRMCYPLYEAIEAAGAVALFHSGQTGIGAGVRGGGGIRLKYANPLALDDVAADFPDLRIVIAHPSFPWQDEALAVATHKPLVHIDLSGWSPKYFPPQLVRYANTLLSDKVLFGSDFPLITPDRWLADFEKLDIRPEVRPKILKQNAARLLGLEGNDA; encoded by the coding sequence GTGAACCTCGGCGCGCTCGTCGCCATCGACGTGCACGTACACGCCGAGCTCGGCAAGGACGGCCACCAGTCGCTGCCGGCCGAGCTGATGGCCGCGTCGGCCCGGTACTTCCGCGGCGACCACCCGCGCACCCCCACCGTGGCGGACATCGCGGCGTACTACCGCGAGCGCCGGATGGCCGCCGTCGTCTTCACCGTCGACGCGCGGACCGCCACCGGGCACCCGCCGATACCCAGCGACGAGGTCGCCGAGGCCTGCGCGGCCAACGCCGACGTGCTCATCCCGTTCGCCAGCGTGGACCCGTGGCGCGGCGCCGACGCCCTGCTCCAGGTGCGGGCGCTGCTGGACGGGTACGGCGTGCGCGGCTTCAAGTTCCACCCCAGCCTGCAGGCGTTCCACCCCGACGACCGGATGTGCTACCCGCTGTACGAGGCGATCGAGGCCGCCGGCGCCGTCGCTCTCTTCCACAGTGGACAGACCGGCATCGGTGCGGGCGTGCGGGGCGGGGGTGGCATCCGGCTCAAGTACGCCAATCCCCTCGCCCTCGACGACGTGGCCGCCGACTTTCCCGACCTGCGGATCGTCATCGCGCACCCGTCGTTTCCGTGGCAGGACGAGGCGCTCGCGGTGGCCACCCACAAGCCGCTGGTGCACATCGACCTGTCCGGCTGGTCGCCGAAGTACTTCCCGCCGCAGCTCGTGCGCTACGCCAACACGCTGCTGTCGGACAAGGTGCTCTTCGGCTCCGACTTTCCGCTCATCACGCCGGACCGGTGGCTGGCCGACTTCGAAAAGCTGGACATCCGGCCCGAGGTGCGGCCCAAAATACTCAAGCAGAACGCCGCACGCCTCCTCGGCCTGGAAGGCAACGATGCGTAA
- a CDS encoding ABC transporter ATP-binding protein, whose product MSLLQVDDLVVRYGAATALDGVTLAVEAAELVALIGPNGAGKSTLVNTLSGIVRPASGTVHIGGQLAHVPEGREMFADLTVDDNLRLGGWRNGRRGRDTGHVYEVFPELAPLRRQRAGRLSGGQQQMVAVGRALMARPDLLAVDELSLGLAPMVVASLVRHLRELNRERGLAVLLIEQNARMALELCTRAYVLEAGRVVAEGPAAQLAADSRVAAAYLGGPVEAAR is encoded by the coding sequence GTGAGCCTGCTCCAGGTCGACGACCTCGTCGTGCGCTACGGCGCCGCGACCGCGCTCGACGGCGTCACCCTCGCCGTCGAGGCGGCCGAGCTGGTGGCGCTGATCGGACCCAACGGCGCCGGAAAGTCCACATTGGTCAACACCCTCTCCGGCATCGTCCGGCCGGCGAGCGGCACCGTCCACATCGGAGGGCAGCTGGCCCACGTGCCGGAAGGGCGGGAGATGTTCGCCGACCTGACCGTCGACGACAACCTGCGGCTGGGCGGCTGGCGCAACGGGCGGCGCGGTCGGGACACCGGCCACGTCTACGAGGTGTTCCCCGAACTGGCCCCGCTGCGCCGCCAGCGCGCTGGGCGGCTCTCCGGCGGCCAGCAGCAGATGGTCGCCGTCGGCCGGGCGCTGATGGCCCGCCCGGACCTGCTCGCGGTCGACGAGCTCTCCCTCGGTCTGGCACCGATGGTCGTCGCCAGCCTCGTCCGGCACCTGCGCGAGCTCAACCGCGAGCGCGGGCTGGCCGTGCTGCTCATCGAGCAGAACGCGCGGATGGCGCTGGAGCTGTGCACCCGGGCGTACGTGCTGGAGGCCGGCCGGGTGGTCGCCGAAGGCCCGGCAGCCCAGCTCGCGGCGGACAGCCGGGTCGCCGCCGCCTACCTGGGCGGACCGGTGGAGGCGGCACGGTGA
- a CDS encoding MaoC family dehydratase, whose translation MRTVHGLEELTSLAGTTLGPGDWWEITQDRIDRFADATDDHQWIHVDPERASGGPFGGTIAHGYLTVSLLVPMWSELLRIDGIGMGVNYGLNKVRFPAPLPVGSKIRLHARVESVRVAAAGAVDLTVAMTVEREGGDKPVAAAEVIYRYVP comes from the coding sequence ATGCGCACCGTCCACGGCCTCGAAGAGCTCACTTCCCTCGCCGGCACCACGCTCGGGCCCGGCGACTGGTGGGAGATCACCCAGGACCGGATCGACCGCTTCGCCGACGCCACCGACGACCACCAGTGGATCCACGTCGACCCGGAGCGCGCCAGTGGCGGCCCGTTCGGCGGGACGATCGCGCATGGCTACCTGACCGTGTCGCTGCTGGTCCCGATGTGGAGCGAGCTGCTGCGGATCGACGGGATCGGCATGGGCGTCAACTACGGGCTCAACAAGGTCCGCTTTCCCGCACCGCTCCCGGTCGGCTCGAAGATCCGGCTGCACGCCCGCGTCGAGTCGGTCCGCGTGGCCGCCGCCGGCGCCGTCGACCTCACCGTCGCGATGACGGTGGAACGCGAGGGCGGCGACAAGCCGGTCGCGGCCGCCGAGGTGATTTACCGCTACGTCCCCTGA
- a CDS encoding PaaX family transcriptional regulator, with amino-acid sequence MPSPQSLLLMLFGDYVLDRGVCVFSGSIIDVLGRLGVSEHAARSTLTRMVNRGLLRRQRDGRRMYFGLTPRSVALLHDGQHRVWKVGAVNDRWDGTWTLLCFSLPDAWHRERHGLRSQLAWAGFGPLQGGLWIAPGHVEVGDIVGGLDAEAQVRVFRCRADELTDVDRMVRDAYDLDGLAARYEEFLSRWGDGGRPPADPIAARLSLVAEWLRAIRRDPRLPVRHLPPDWPAVRAQKVFRDLDVALDPPARALAATLLDTRPALPPG; translated from the coding sequence GTGCCCAGCCCTCAGTCGCTGCTGCTGATGCTGTTCGGCGACTACGTGCTGGACCGGGGCGTCTGCGTCTTCTCCGGCAGCATCATCGACGTGCTGGGCCGGCTCGGCGTCTCCGAACACGCCGCTCGTTCGACGCTGACCCGCATGGTCAACCGCGGCCTGCTGCGCCGCCAGCGCGACGGCCGCCGCATGTACTTCGGGCTCACCCCGAGGTCGGTCGCCCTGCTGCACGACGGGCAGCACCGCGTCTGGAAGGTGGGCGCGGTCAACGACCGGTGGGACGGCACCTGGACGCTGCTCTGCTTCTCGCTGCCCGACGCGTGGCACCGCGAGCGGCACGGCCTCCGCTCGCAGCTGGCGTGGGCCGGCTTCGGCCCGCTGCAGGGCGGCCTCTGGATCGCGCCCGGCCACGTCGAGGTCGGCGACATCGTCGGCGGCCTCGACGCCGAGGCGCAGGTGCGGGTCTTCCGGTGCCGGGCCGACGAGCTCACCGACGTCGACCGCATGGTGCGCGACGCGTACGACCTGGACGGGCTCGCCGCCCGGTACGAGGAGTTCCTGTCCCGCTGGGGCGACGGCGGTCGGCCGCCCGCCGACCCGATCGCCGCCCGGCTGTCACTGGTGGCCGAGTGGCTGCGGGCGATCCGCCGCGACCCGCGCCTGCCGGTGCGGCACCTGCCGCCGGACTGGCCGGCCGTCCGCGCCCAGAAGGTGTTTCGCGACCTGGACGTGGCGCTCGACCCGCCGGCCCGGGCGCTGGCCGCGACGCTGCTCGACACCCGCCCGGCCCTGCCGCCGGGGTAG
- a CDS encoding RNA polymerase sigma-70 factor yields the protein MSGEPGTMGDLDEAAALFTSLRPRLFGIAYRMLSSAAEAEDLVQEVWLRWQGTDRGAVVNPGAFLATTTTRLAINALQSARVRRETYIGPWLPEPVDTSADPYLGAERGEALAFATLLLMERLTPNERAAYVLREAFDYPYAQIADILRVSEPAVRQLVSRARKHVTRERRTPASAEAQKELLGTFIAAARSGDLGALERLLAADVTSLSDGNGAYQVSRRPVVGVPRVSRFLATISGWFWDGVEVRWVSANGQAAAVLSREGTTLAVLTVSACAEGVDQVLWMVNPAKLAAISAPG from the coding sequence GTGAGTGGTGAGCCCGGGACCATGGGCGACCTCGACGAGGCGGCGGCCCTCTTCACGAGCCTGCGGCCGCGCCTGTTCGGGATCGCCTACCGCATGCTGAGCAGCGCCGCCGAGGCCGAAGACCTCGTGCAGGAGGTCTGGCTGCGCTGGCAGGGGACCGACCGCGGCGCGGTGGTCAACCCCGGCGCGTTCCTGGCGACCACCACCACCCGGCTGGCCATCAACGCGCTGCAGTCGGCGCGGGTGCGGCGCGAGACGTACATCGGGCCGTGGCTGCCCGAGCCGGTCGACACCAGCGCCGACCCGTACCTGGGCGCCGAGCGCGGCGAGGCGCTGGCCTTCGCCACGCTGCTGCTGATGGAACGGCTCACCCCCAACGAGCGCGCCGCCTATGTGCTGCGCGAGGCGTTCGACTACCCGTATGCGCAGATCGCCGACATCCTGCGGGTGAGCGAGCCGGCCGTGCGCCAGTTGGTCAGCCGGGCGCGCAAGCACGTGACCCGGGAGCGGCGCACGCCGGCGAGCGCCGAGGCGCAGAAGGAGCTGCTGGGGACGTTCATCGCGGCCGCCCGTTCCGGCGACCTGGGCGCGCTGGAGCGGCTGTTGGCCGCCGACGTGACGAGCCTGTCCGACGGCAACGGCGCGTACCAGGTGTCCCGGCGGCCGGTGGTGGGCGTGCCGCGCGTGTCGCGGTTTCTGGCCACGATCTCCGGCTGGTTCTGGGACGGTGTGGAGGTGCGGTGGGTCAGCGCGAACGGGCAGGCTGCCGCCGTGCTGAGCCGCGAGGGCACAACGCTCGCCGTGCTCACGGTCAGCGCCTGCGCCGAGGGCGTCGACCAGGTGCTGTGGATGGTGAACCCGGCGAAGCTCGCGGCGATCTCCGCGCCGGGCTGA
- a CDS encoding ABC transporter ATP-binding protein yields the protein MAPLLAVRGLSRSFGGVYAVRDVDLDVAPGQLRGLIGPNGAGKSTVFNLVGGQLPPHAGTVTLDGQRIDRLAPHRRAALGVGVVFQAARVFHGMTALENVMVGAHATTRSGLVAAALRAPSHRREEREIRDRAAECLERVGLEDWADRPAETLPLGQQRALQLARALCGRPRLLLLDEPASGLRAGERQALATLLDALRAGGLAMILVEHDMAFVARLADRVTVLHLGRVLAEGTAAQVRADPAVVSAYLGEEAAA from the coding sequence ATGGCGCCTCTGCTGGCCGTGCGCGGGCTCAGCCGCTCCTTCGGCGGCGTGTACGCCGTGCGCGACGTCGACCTCGACGTCGCGCCCGGCCAGCTCCGTGGCCTCATCGGCCCCAACGGGGCGGGCAAGTCCACGGTGTTCAACCTCGTCGGCGGCCAGCTGCCCCCGCACGCCGGTACCGTCACGCTGGACGGGCAGCGGATCGACCGGCTGGCCCCGCACCGCCGCGCCGCCCTCGGCGTCGGCGTGGTCTTCCAGGCCGCGCGGGTCTTCCACGGCATGACCGCCCTGGAAAACGTGATGGTCGGCGCCCACGCGACCACCCGGTCCGGCCTGGTCGCCGCCGCGCTGCGGGCGCCCTCCCACCGCCGGGAGGAGCGCGAGATCCGCGACCGGGCGGCCGAGTGCCTGGAGCGGGTCGGCCTCGAAGACTGGGCGGACCGGCCCGCCGAGACGCTCCCGCTGGGGCAGCAGCGCGCGCTGCAGCTGGCCCGCGCGCTGTGCGGCCGGCCCAGGCTGCTCCTGCTCGACGAGCCCGCCTCCGGCCTGCGCGCCGGTGAGCGGCAGGCCCTCGCCACCCTCCTCGACGCGCTGCGCGCCGGTGGCCTCGCGATGATCCTGGTCGAGCACGACATGGCCTTCGTCGCCCGGCTCGCCGACCGGGTCACCGTGCTGCACCTGGGCCGGGTCCTCGCCGAGGGCACCGCCGCCCAGGTCCGCGCGGATCCCGCGGTCGTCTCGGCGTACCTGGGCGAGGAGGCCGCCGCGTGA
- a CDS encoding ABC transporter substrate-binding protein, whose protein sequence is MRRYMPLLATLTLATTLATACGDDSGSAGGDGPIRVGQIVSLTGNYSALGTENKKSVELAVERINGAGGVLGRKIELTVLDDKSQPDQSVLAFNQLKERSDAIIGSPFSNSALATIPLVDREQIPYLSLTPADEQVNPVHPYVFVVPATSATYAERMLQYYKATGITKVAVAYDTRSSYAVAGFKGMRDKAGGYGVNLVATEEFQTTATEFGAVYAHVRTSGAQALTVWATGPPAVAFTKGYATAGLDIPLMLTGAQASKLFLDPAGAAAEGVTVSSSIGVVGPHLPAGKQREAVDELTTAFTQKYGYAPPQFAQDGYSAVKLLVAAVEAAGGTERTEVRAALEGLRLLTPNGTYAYSATDHSGLKPDFISINTVTGGAFVPTEWAKSQLASLTGG, encoded by the coding sequence GTGCGCAGATACATGCCGCTTCTCGCCACACTCACCCTCGCCACCACCCTCGCCACCGCCTGCGGCGACGACTCCGGCTCCGCCGGCGGTGACGGGCCGATCCGGGTCGGGCAGATCGTCTCGCTCACCGGCAACTACTCCGCGCTCGGCACGGAAAACAAGAAGTCCGTCGAGCTGGCGGTCGAGCGGATCAACGGCGCCGGCGGCGTGCTCGGCCGCAAGATAGAGCTGACCGTGCTGGACGACAAGAGCCAGCCGGACCAGTCCGTACTCGCCTTCAACCAGCTCAAGGAGCGCTCCGACGCGATCATCGGGTCGCCGTTCTCCAACTCGGCGCTGGCGACCATCCCCCTCGTCGACCGCGAGCAGATCCCCTACCTGTCGCTCACCCCGGCCGACGAGCAGGTCAACCCGGTCCATCCGTACGTGTTCGTGGTGCCCGCGACCTCAGCCACGTACGCCGAGCGGATGCTGCAGTACTACAAGGCGACCGGCATCACGAAGGTCGCCGTCGCCTACGACACCCGCAGCTCGTACGCCGTCGCCGGCTTCAAGGGCATGCGGGACAAGGCCGGCGGCTACGGCGTAAACCTGGTCGCCACCGAGGAGTTCCAGACCACGGCCACCGAGTTCGGCGCGGTCTACGCCCACGTGCGCACGTCCGGGGCGCAGGCACTGACCGTGTGGGCCACCGGCCCGCCCGCGGTCGCGTTCACCAAGGGGTACGCGACGGCCGGCCTCGACATCCCGCTCATGCTGACCGGAGCGCAGGCCAGCAAGCTGTTCCTCGACCCCGCCGGCGCGGCCGCCGAAGGCGTCACCGTCTCCAGCTCGATCGGCGTCGTCGGCCCCCACCTGCCGGCGGGCAAGCAGCGGGAGGCGGTCGACGAGCTGACCACCGCGTTCACCCAGAAGTACGGCTACGCGCCGCCGCAGTTCGCGCAGGACGGGTACAGCGCGGTCAAGCTGCTCGTCGCGGCGGTCGAGGCGGCCGGCGGCACCGAGCGCACCGAGGTACGCGCCGCACTGGAAGGGCTGCGGCTGCTCACCCCCAACGGCACCTACGCCTACTCGGCCACCGACCACAGTGGACTCAAGCCGGACTTCATCTCCATCAACACGGTCACCGGCGGCGCGTTCGTGCCGACCGAGTGGGCCAAGTCCCAGCTCGCCTCGCTCACCGGTGGCTGA
- a CDS encoding SDR family NAD(P)-dependent oxidoreductase, protein MVDLTGRVAVVTGAGRGLGLAYATALAAAGARVVVNDADPAAAAAAVKQIEADGGTAVAEPGAVGPTETAERLVERAVATFGHLDVLVTNAGILRDRMLWKMSDDDFDEVVAVHLRGTFTCVRAAVRRMREQGQGGRIIAVGSPAGQRGNLGQTNYSGAKAGIVGMVRTWALECARAGITVNAVIPVAATAMTATIPAFAPHVEAWQADGTPLPGWLRTGEGFGTPDDAAGLVAFLASAEAGEITGQAIGIGGDRLTLWSHPEEVATAIREGGWDAATIAAVWSTALGHRDTRP, encoded by the coding sequence ATGGTGGACCTCACCGGCCGGGTGGCCGTCGTCACGGGCGCGGGACGCGGGCTCGGCCTGGCGTACGCGACCGCGCTCGCCGCCGCCGGGGCCCGCGTGGTGGTCAACGACGCCGACCCGGCGGCGGCCGCCGCGGCGGTCAAGCAGATCGAGGCCGACGGGGGTACCGCGGTCGCCGAGCCGGGCGCGGTCGGCCCCACCGAGACCGCCGAACGCCTCGTCGAACGGGCCGTCGCCACCTTCGGCCACCTCGACGTGCTGGTGACCAACGCCGGGATCCTGCGCGACCGCATGCTGTGGAAGATGTCCGACGATGACTTCGACGAGGTCGTCGCCGTCCACCTGCGCGGCACGTTCACCTGCGTGCGGGCGGCGGTGCGGCGGATGCGCGAGCAGGGGCAGGGCGGCCGGATCATCGCCGTGGGCTCCCCCGCCGGCCAGCGCGGCAACCTCGGCCAGACCAACTACTCCGGCGCGAAGGCGGGCATCGTCGGCATGGTGCGCACCTGGGCCCTCGAATGCGCCCGCGCCGGGATCACCGTCAACGCGGTCATCCCCGTCGCGGCGACCGCGATGACCGCGACGATCCCCGCCTTCGCGCCGCACGTCGAGGCGTGGCAGGCGGACGGCACACCGCTGCCCGGCTGGCTGCGCACCGGCGAAGGCTTCGGCACGCCGGACGACGCGGCGGGGCTCGTGGCCTTCCTCGCCTCGGCCGAGGCGGGCGAGATCACCGGTCAGGCGATCGGCATCGGTGGCGACCGCCTCACGCTCTGGTCCCACCCCGAGGAGGTGGCCACCGCCATCCGCGAGGGCGGCTGGGACGCCGCCACCATCGCGGCCGTCTGGTCCACCGCGCTGGGCCACCGGGACACCCGCCCGTGA